A single window of Bradyrhizobium daqingense DNA harbors:
- the glsA gene encoding glutaminase A, protein MARPLADEREAAYVSTGHLPGPETVQALVVEAQRRFQSNRDGTNSQVYPALARVPSELFGVCVVGTSGQVYGAGEIDYEFSIMSVSKPFVFALVCETIGPEEARTRLGANATGLPFNSLAAIEQGSGRTNPMVNAGAIATTSLAPGANAAARWEFIHDGLSRFAGRKLPLNEEVYASASETNFRNRSIARLLESYDRIYCDAKEATDLYTRQCSLNVTARDLAVMGATLADGGVNPVTRQRVVDASVCHYALAVMITAGLYETSGDWLYDIGLPGKSGIGGGIVAVSPGKGGFGTFAPPLDAAGNSVRGQLAAKFLSQRLGMDLFVSKPEE, encoded by the coding sequence ATGGCGCGACCTCTGGCTGACGAACGAGAGGCGGCTTACGTTTCGACCGGCCATCTGCCTGGTCCGGAAACGGTGCAGGCACTGGTTGTCGAGGCGCAGCGGCGCTTTCAATCAAACCGTGATGGGACCAATTCGCAGGTGTACCCCGCGCTTGCGCGCGTGCCGAGCGAGTTGTTCGGCGTGTGTGTCGTCGGAACCAGCGGTCAGGTCTATGGCGCCGGCGAAATCGACTACGAATTTTCAATCATGAGCGTGTCAAAGCCGTTCGTGTTCGCGCTGGTCTGCGAGACCATCGGACCGGAGGAAGCGCGCACCAGGCTCGGGGCCAATGCGACCGGGCTTCCGTTCAATTCGCTTGCGGCCATCGAGCAGGGCAGCGGCCGCACCAATCCCATGGTGAATGCTGGTGCAATTGCGACCACCAGCCTCGCGCCCGGAGCCAATGCCGCGGCGCGGTGGGAGTTCATTCATGACGGACTGTCGCGCTTTGCCGGTCGTAAGCTGCCGCTCAATGAAGAGGTCTACGCATCGGCATCGGAGACCAATTTCCGCAACCGCAGCATTGCGCGGTTGCTGGAGAGCTATGACCGCATCTATTGCGACGCAAAGGAAGCGACGGACCTCTACACGAGGCAGTGCTCGCTCAACGTGACCGCCCGTGACCTCGCCGTGATGGGCGCGACTCTGGCCGATGGTGGCGTCAATCCGGTAACCAGGCAGCGCGTGGTCGATGCTTCGGTCTGCCATTATGCGCTCGCCGTCATGATCACAGCCGGGCTCTACGAGACCTCGGGCGACTGGCTCTACGACATCGGCCTGCCCGGCAAGAGCGGGATCGGCGGTGGCATCGTCGCGGTATCTCCGGGCAAGGGCGGCTTCGGCACCTTCGCACCGCCGCTCGATGCCGCCGGCAACAGCGTGCGGGGACAGCTCGCAGCAAAGTTCCTGTCGCAGCGGCTGGGAATGGATCTGTTCGTGTCGAAACCGGAAGAATGA